One genomic segment of Rivularia sp. PCC 7116 includes these proteins:
- a CDS encoding MFS transporter, which translates to MRTFLIIWIGQLVSLLGSEMTNFALTIWAWEVTKQATPLSLILFFTQTPRIIAALFAGVLVDKMNRKKLMLLGDSVAGFSTIAILLLFLTNNLQIWHLYLSAAVNGLFGYLQGLAYSTSLSLIVPKQHYARATALNGIQMSGSYILAPALAGAFYSLIGLVGILTIDIITFSIAISTLIFISIPQPKNSQVTHRTIQSYWGELTFGFRYLFRYPGLLAILAFWLGNNLISSINFAILPAMLLARSGNDSTMLGTLMTTFGIGGLLGGVTISIWGGPKPRIHGLLIGNAIWKLGLLTLSLAQGIYLKIIAAFVSGFSSPFPSSCNQAIWLSKVEPDIQGRVFAARFIIAQIPTSLGAAVAGLLADNFFEPAMRTDGILAPIFGDIFGTQIGAGMALMMAILSICGAFMAFGGYAFPLLRDVEKTLPDYDINASK; encoded by the coding sequence ATGCGTACCTTCCTTATCATTTGGATTGGTCAACTTGTCTCGTTACTAGGTTCAGAAATGACTAACTTTGCCCTGACTATTTGGGCTTGGGAAGTCACCAAACAAGCAACACCTTTATCTTTAATCTTATTTTTTACCCAAACTCCTAGAATAATTGCTGCTTTGTTTGCTGGGGTATTGGTTGATAAGATGAATCGCAAAAAATTAATGTTATTAGGCGATTCAGTTGCAGGATTTTCTACGATCGCAATTTTATTACTATTTCTAACTAATAATCTACAAATCTGGCATCTATATTTAAGTGCTGCTGTCAACGGTTTATTTGGTTACTTGCAAGGTTTAGCTTATTCGACATCACTATCCTTAATTGTCCCCAAACAACATTACGCACGAGCAACTGCCCTCAATGGGATTCAGATGTCTGGAAGTTATATTCTTGCTCCTGCTTTGGCTGGAGCATTTTATTCTTTAATTGGCTTGGTTGGTATCTTAACGATAGATATTATTACTTTTAGCATTGCAATTTCCACTCTTATTTTTATTTCCATCCCCCAACCAAAAAACAGCCAAGTTACTCATCGAACTATCCAGTCTTATTGGGGAGAACTCACCTTTGGTTTCCGCTATTTATTTAGATATCCTGGTTTATTAGCAATTCTTGCCTTTTGGTTGGGCAACAATTTAATTAGTAGTATTAATTTTGCTATCCTTCCAGCGATGCTTTTAGCCCGTAGTGGTAATGATTCGACAATGTTGGGTACGCTGATGACTACTTTTGGTATTGGTGGTTTACTTGGGGGTGTAACTATTAGTATTTGGGGTGGTCCAAAACCCAGGATTCATGGTTTATTAATAGGTAACGCTATCTGGAAGTTGGGTTTATTAACATTATCTCTAGCACAAGGGATATATTTAAAAATTATTGCTGCTTTTGTCAGTGGTTTTTCTTCTCCGTTCCCGAGTAGTTGTAATCAAGCTATTTGGTTATCCAAAGTGGAGCCGGATATTCAAGGACGAGTTTTTGCAGCTCGCTTTATCATCGCTCAAATTCCGACATCATTAGGAGCAGCGGTAGCAGGTTTACTTGCCGATAATTTCTTTGAGCCAGCAATGAGAACTGATGGTATCTTAGCTCCAATCTTTGGTGATATTTTCGGTACTCAAATTGGTGCTGGAATGGCGCTGATGATGGCAATACTATCTATTTGCGGAGCTTTTATGGCATTCGGAGGATATGCTTTTCCTTTGCTACGGGATGTGGAGAAAACTTTACCAGATTATGATATCAATGCATCTAAATAA
- a CDS encoding iron-siderophore ABC transporter substrate-binding protein: MINYQLNRQNITHNTDSSRCHHCNEGIEIMLILRKKLARLINLSLITVFLIYGCNDTSNNKVSENKITASSPQSNSTANCRNIKHDFGETEVCSQPQKVVALSPHTLDLLLSLGVQPAAYAAPINLYRGDRYDNPVQQIPYLGTQVTSKPINLGSANKPSLEKLTAVNPDLIIGEAGSKNYYSVLSKIAPTLLSNNRTAPGKWQQNIQNIAKALGREEKAQEAIENYEKQIVAARNQFAPVVAKYPRLLILGTDQLQKNISIINPNSYLGEILQGIGFELVSLPSQKTNKPLIPISIETLPQLDRADIIIVLGYSLSGGEKKQSAQNKKVKTGLYEQIENNQLQTAKQAWQGNAIAQSLSASEENRVYFATYYAWNGLSGPIGTELVIEQLREFLLPKNINNQ, translated from the coding sequence ATGATTAACTATCAACTGAATCGTCAAAATATTACACATAATACCGATAGTTCCAGATGTCACCATTGCAACGAAGGAATTGAAATAATGTTAATTTTAAGAAAAAAATTAGCGCGGCTAATAAATCTAAGTCTTATAACTGTTTTTTTGATTTATGGCTGTAATGATACTAGCAATAATAAAGTTAGTGAAAATAAAATTACCGCTTCTTCCCCACAATCAAATTCAACAGCAAACTGCCGAAACATCAAGCACGATTTTGGTGAAACCGAAGTTTGTTCTCAACCTCAAAAGGTTGTTGCTCTTAGTCCCCATACTCTTGATTTGTTGCTGTCATTAGGCGTTCAACCTGCGGCATATGCTGCTCCAATTAATTTATATCGTGGCGATAGATATGACAACCCCGTTCAACAAATTCCTTACTTAGGAACCCAGGTAACTAGTAAACCCATCAATCTTGGTAGCGCAAATAAGCCCTCTTTAGAAAAATTAACAGCAGTCAACCCCGATTTAATTATTGGAGAAGCAGGAAGTAAAAACTATTATTCTGTATTATCAAAGATAGCTCCTACCTTGTTATCGAACAATCGCACCGCTCCAGGAAAATGGCAGCAAAATATTCAGAACATTGCCAAAGCACTCGGAAGGGAAGAAAAAGCTCAAGAAGCGATTGAGAACTATGAGAAACAAATAGTTGCGGCTCGCAATCAGTTTGCTCCTGTAGTTGCGAAGTATCCCAGATTATTGATACTAGGAACAGATCAATTGCAAAAAAATATTTCTATTATTAATCCTAATAGTTATTTAGGTGAAATTTTGCAAGGAATTGGCTTTGAATTAGTTTCTTTACCTTCCCAGAAAACTAACAAACCATTAATTCCCATTTCCATCGAAACTTTACCACAATTGGATCGAGCTGACATCATCATTGTGCTGGGATATAGCTTAAGTGGTGGGGAGAAAAAGCAATCTGCTCAAAATAAGAAAGTCAAAACAGGACTCTATGAGCAAATCGAAAATAATCAATTACAAACAGCAAAACAAGCTTGGCAAGGAAATGCGATCGCGCAATCCCTCAGTGCTAGTGAAGAAAACCGCGTTTACTTTGCTACCTACTATGCTTGGAATGGTTTAAGCGGACCAATTGGAACCGAGCTTGTTATTGAGCAACTGCGTGAGTTTCTTCTACCTAAAAATATAAACAATCAATGA